In the genome of Sciurus carolinensis chromosome 3, mSciCar1.2, whole genome shotgun sequence, one region contains:
- the LOC124979946 gene encoding translational activator of cytochrome c oxidase 1 — MASWAAASLSKTAARCLRARGPGIPVASRCAPHPEPPGCGPAAGKKLHLTVAALAGHNKWSKVRHIKGPKDTERSRIFSKLCLSIRLAVKEGGPDPELNSHLASILEVCRNKHMPKSTIEAALKMEKTKGIYLLYEGRGPGGSSLLIEALSNSGSKCHSDIRHILNKNGGMMTEGARHSFDKKGVVTVGVEDREKKAVNLERALELAIEAGAEDVKETEDEEEKNLFKFICDASSLHQVRNKLDSLGLCSVSCTLEFIPTSTVRLADPDLEQAAHLIRALGNHEDVIHVYDNIE; from the exons ATGGCGTCTTGGGCTgcagccagcctgagcaaaacaGCTGCCCGATGCTTGCGGGCGCGAGGCCCCGGGATTCCTGTGGCTTCTCGGTGCGCCCCTCACCCAGAGCCCCCAGGCTGCGGCCCTGCTGCGGGCAAGAAACTGCACCTTACTGTGGCGGCCCTTGCTGGGCACAACAAATGGTCCAAAGTCCGGCACATTAAGGGTCCCAAGGATACCGAAAGGAGTCGCATCTTCTCCAAACTCTGTCTGAGCATCCGCCTGGCGGTTAAAG agGGAGGCCCTGACCCTGAGCTAAACAGCCACCTAGCCAGCATCTTAGAGGTGTGTCGCAACAAGCATATGCCCAAGTCAACAATTGAGGCAGCGCTAAAAATGGAG AAAACTAAGGGCATTTATTTGCTGTATGAGGGCCGAGGCCCTGGTGGCTCTTCTCTGCTCATTGAGGCATTATCCAACAGTGGTTCCAAGTGCCATTCGGACATTCGACATATCCTGAACAAGAATGG GGGAATGATGACAGAAGGAGCTCGTCATTCTTTTGACAAAAAGGGGGTGGTGACGGTTGGAGTggaagacagagagaagaaagcTGTCAACCTAGAGCGTGCCCTGGAGCTGGCAATTGAAGCAGGAGCTGAAGATGTCAAGGAAactgaagatgaagaagaaaagaacctTTTTAAA TTTATTTGTGATGCCTCTTCACTGCATCAAGTGAGGAACAAGCTGGACTCTCTGGGCTTGTGTTCTGTGTCCTGTACACTGGAGTTCATCCCCACCTCAACAGTGCGACTGGCTGACCCCGACCTGGAGCAGGCTGCCCATCTCATCCGGGCTCTTGGCAACCATGAGGATGTGATTCACGTCTATGACAACATTGAATGA
- the LOC124980598 gene encoding probable mitochondrial glutathione transporter SLC25A39: MADQDLGGISPLQQMMASGAGAVVTSLFTTPLDVVKVRLQSQHPSVASELMPPSRLWSLSYTKSPSSLQSTRKCLLYCNGVLEPLYLCPNGTRCTTWFRDPTRFTGTLDAFVKIVRHEGTRTLWSDLPATLVMTVPATTIYFTAYDQLKTFLCGQALTSDLYAPMVAGALARLGAVTVISPLELVRTKLQAQHVSYRELGTCVRAAVAQGGWRSLWLGWGPTALRDVPFSALYWFNYELVKRWLNGPRPKDQTSVGISFAAGGISGTVAAIFTLPFDVVKTQRQVALGAVEAVRVKPPRVDSTWLLLRRIRAESGTKGLCAGFLPRIIKAAPSCAIMIMPNT; encoded by the coding sequence ATGGCTGATCAGGACCTTGGGGGCATTAGCCCTCTCCAACAAATGATGGCCtcgggggctggggctgtggtcaCCTCCCTCTTCACGACACCCCTGGACGTGGTGAAGGTCCGCTTGCAGTCTCAGCACCCCTCAGTAGCCAGTGAACTGATGCCTCCCTCCAGACTCTGGAGCCTCTCCTACACCAAATCGCCCTCCTCTCTCCAATCCACAAGAAAGTGCCTCCTGTACTGCAATGGTGTCCTGGAGCCTCTGTACCTATGCCCAAATGGTACCCGCTGTACCACCTGGTTTCGTGATCCTACCCGCTTCACTGGCACTCTGGATGCTTTTGTAAAGATTGTGAGGCATGAGGGCACCAGGACCCTGTGGAGCGACCTCCCAGCCACCCTGGTGATGACTGTGCCAGCCACCACCATCTACTTCACTGCCTATGACCAACTCAAGACCTTCCTCTGTGGGCAAGCCCTGACTTCTGACCTCTATGCACCTATGGTTGCTGGTGCACTGGCTCGCTTGGGCGCTGTGACAGTGATCAGCCCCCTAGAACTTGTACGGACAAAGCTGCAGGCTCAGCATGTGTCATACCGCGAGCTTGGCACCTGTGTCCGGGCTGCAGTGGCTCAGGGTGGCTGGCGCTCACTGTGGTTGGGCTGGGGCCCCACAGCTCTTCGAGATGTACCCTTCTCAGCTCTGTACTGGTTCAACTATGAGCTGGTGAAGAGATGGCTGAATGGGCCCAGACCAAAGGACCAGACATCTGTGGGCATTAGCTTCGCAGCTGGCGGCATCTCAGGGACGGTGGCTGCCATCTTTACTCTACCCTTCGATGTGGTGAAGACGCAGCGCCAGGTTGCGCTGGGAGCTGTAGAGGCTGTGAGAGTGAAGCCCCCGCGGGTTGACTCCACCTGGCTTCTGCTTCGGAGAATACGAGCTGAATCAGGCACTAAGGGACTCTGTGCAGGCTTTCTCCCGAGGATCATCAAGGCTGCCCCCTCCTGTGCTATCATGATCATGCCAAACACATGA